The segment GAGACAACTATTGAAAGTCCCCTGACAAACAACCCTACCAAGGACAGGATGAGACCCCAGCCTGCTCCTCACCTCCTTGGGGACAACACATCCTCTTCACACATatgcaaatgaaaataataaagatgaTGGAAATGATGAGTCCTACAGGGATCAATACTTCCTTATAAGGAACCTGGCTGGTAGGTGGAGGCTGGGTGATATCTGGGGCCCTTGTTGttgatccttaaaaaaaaaaaacataggaaaGTTCTCCATAAAGTTAAATACACCCCTCCATTAGCACCTTCTCTCCCAAGGCAGTCAGAGGGACTCACATGCCAGACCTATTTACAAAGTCCTGAGTAGACAGAGGAGTGGGAGTTGTATAAATGATGTCTCAGCAGAGTTTATTTCATTACAAAGGAAAGTTAATGTCTATCAAACCATCCCAAAATTTGACAAATGAACTGTGGATATCACTGGATGTTGAGGAAATTGCTGGTGTATAACTGTGCCAGAGTAAAATGGTAAATCCTTTAAAAAGTGGTGGTGGAGCTGGTGGAAGGGCAGCTACCTGAGGATGAGAGGACCGGAAGTTTTCAGTGATGCACACAGAGCTGGGGCTCATTAGCAGGCCATGCAGAGCCTGGACCACTGGTTAACAGGGAGTGAGGAACACTGGGGTGTGAGATGGACTGAGGAATCCCTGTGGTCATCACTGTCTCAGGAACACTACCCAGAACTCACTCACTCAGTCTATGAAATGAGAAGAAGAGCCTTCTGACAATCCAGGTAATACCTACTTGTTCTTTCCTCGTGCTGATTTAAGAATTCATTGAATTTCGGACTGCATTCTACTATGAACAAATTCAGATGTTTCATTAATGTCTTATCATCTTTCCATTCTTTCATGATGTCCTCTGGTACAGGATTAATCAGTTTCCACTTCATAGTCTTTAGGTCCAAGATGAAGGAATAATTCTCACTGATGTTGAGTTCCCAGGAAGCACTAATGATTTGTCCATGGCTGTGGTTAGAAAGCATGGTGACCCATAAAGTGGGGTGACCTGCAAGTCACATACAACACCGTCATTCTTCCCTTCTGATCCATTCATTACCCCTCAAGGTCAAGTCCTTCTCTACAAGCTTAGGTGTCAGTATCTTTTCCACACGACTTTCTCTTTTTATCCACTGTGTACCCTGGGCCTGCACAGTACCACAAGCGCTCAGCTCcttcacacagagacactcacatcCCATTCCTCCATCTGCTCTGCCCCTCCTCTTGTGCCAAccatctctgcctctgtgctcagTCCCACACTTACCACTGGTCTTGGGTGTGTGCACTTTGATTTCAGACACCTTGTCCCTTAAGTCCTGGCCCAATAGGTCTATCCACTGGGTCACACATTTCCACACTTCGGTGGCATTTGCCATCTTCTCCTGGTTACCCAAAGGCATGGTCTTGTTCACGTTattagaagaaaggaaaacatttccatCCATTGAACACTGTCCTTCATACCAGAGAGGTTCTGCTTTGGTAGGAGCCCTGATGATCAAGTTGCAACTAAGAGAGTGTACATCTGTGAGAGAAACATGAAGGTGAGTTCCAAATTGGGAGCACAAAGCCATAGGACACATGTTCCTGTGACCCCAAGCATTCTTCTGAAGGGCAAAGGTCAGGAGGAGGTGACTCTATTCAAGAGGCCCACCATCTCTGCATCTTCTGTTCTGTGAGAACAGTCGCTGGGTCACATTGGTCGGACCCCTCCTCTCACCCCAATGCATACCATGTTATCAGCAGGATTATCTCAAAAGTACACTTATTGTCTACTATCATGTACTGAATATAAAGTATGTCAGATAACATCCATATTCCTGGGCATGAAAATCTATCTGAACACTCACGGGTAGGGAGGCATCATGGAACACTTGGAAATTCAACATTGAACCTGGTGTTGAGGGAAGCTCCTGAGGCAATGCCCAAGTTGTCCTGGAGAGGGAAGCTGCCAGCTGTGAGCTCAGTCACACAGCACTGTTGGCCATCAGAGGTCAGCTTCCCCCACATTAAACCACACACCTATTCCATTCACAAGGAGAGatacctgtctgtctgtgacCTGCTTGAAGCCCCAATCTCTCTCCTTAAGTCTTTTTTTCCCAGCATGCTTATGGCCCCTGATGTCCCAGACTTTCACTAACAGCTAAAGAGACACAATGCCTTACAGCTATTCTGTGAAGGAGACTacaaaaggaagcaagcaagacAGAGAAACCTGGGCAAGTTTGCTGTCACATGCTTGTGGGAGCACTGGAATGTAAAAAttcaataatatttcattgtagaAACCTTTAATAAGTTTGTAATATATTTACACTAAAAgatgcaaaataaaatacaacatcgGCCCAAAAGAACACCAcatacaccccaacacacacacacacacacacacacacacacacacacacacacaaacacagaggctgTTTCATGACTTATTTGTTAGTCAACTACTCCTGAACAAGTTCTTCCCAGGATGGCTTGATCTTTCTAGTGTCATTCCCTGAAGAAAACCGATTTTCTCTCTGCCAGCAGGTT is part of the Rattus norvegicus strain BN/NHsdMcwi chromosome 1, GRCr8, whole genome shotgun sequence genome and harbors:
- the LOC120093164 gene encoding retinoic acid early-inducible protein 1-gamma-like is translated as MEGGVQAPSLAGRPSRVAVILTEGQASYKVPDNCWSYSLGDRHFREFLSGILCGAAQNPHRFSQLRSHLLLRAGMAENTAAEHPLFTGASCVLVFLSCLGSTLCADVHSLSCNLIIRAPTKAEPLWYEGQCSMDGNVFLSSNNVNKTMPLGNQEKMANATEVWKCVTQWIDLLGQDLRDKVSEIKVHTPKTSGHPTLWVTMLSNHSHGQIISASWELNISENYSFILDLKTMKWKLINPVPEDIMKEWKDDKTLMKHLNLFIVECSPKFNEFLNQHEERTRSTTRAPDITQPPPTSQVPYKEVLIPVGLIISIIFIIFICICVKRMCCPQGGRELQLLKDYCINCHKPQRNEGLEETKGEVPNQRTKMLSQEEDPKTLGGPRRASESVELELQMFSSTGS